The DNA region ttttttttaagcatTATATATGGTATAGGTTTTTAGATTAATAATGTTGGAATTTTTAATACCGAAGACAGCGATATAGTCTTAAATTTGGCTGTACGGTATAAACTGTTGCTTCTTTAAATACagagtaaaagaaaaaaattgtcaattaGTGACAttcttcaaaataaacattcaagttaataacgttatttttttctacctgttaataattttattggaaaattttTGATCATGAATATACCATTTCCAATTCTATATCCACGTTTGGTGGATCCCTCTTGGTTTAACGCAGACAGCCCTTGCGATGAGGACGCTGAGTTGACTAGTTTAGAACAAGCCCATCAACAATGGGTATGGCCTATAGATTCTaactagattttaaaataaatattataatataattcagcgcattatatcataacatttattgttttagcTGAACTCTGTTGGACACCAGTATATGAAACGCACACCACTTGGTAAGATAGAAGCAGAACCTATGGAAGAAGAAGATGATTCGGATGAAGAGGGTAATTTTCAgacataatatacaaaaagtttAAAGATGCTTCTTGTGTTATTAAAGgtacattacatattatttaaaatgtacatgCTTTTAAGGCAATGATGAATCGGAGGATTCAGAAGAATCTCATGATGAGGATGAGGAAGAAGAGCTGCGCACCTATTCCTCCCCACGCAACAATAACGTCCTTGAGGCAGATTCTTTAGAAGAACCCACCGAAGCACCAGACCTTAGCACACCCGATCAAAGCGCCCATTGGAATGTACAGCAGTAGTGTGTATTTTCCtgtcattcataaaattatttatttgtattcccATATTATGTATGATTGGCTGagtgataataaaaagtaattctgACTTGGGTTATATTTGACTGAATGTGTATTTTAGCTTTATTTTCGTTGACAATACTATCAGTTCAAGGATAAATCCTGTTTTGAAGTGGAACCTTTTCTTCTGCGCAACATGCATATTGGTAAATGGCTTTGAAAGGTGTCcatatatagaaaatgtgTTAACTCGCACAACAGTTACCAACATCTATGACCGTAATCACAACAATAGACATAAGTGCcatcattgtaataaaacaaaaaaggttttaagcATCTATCTACAGTTGTggctgaaataataaatattctagcTAAAATACTGAATTGTAGTGAATAGGCTTCATCAACTATTGCTGATTTTGTAATCCAAAGCTACGGTATGTATTCTCTTTGGTctggatttaaattatatgtggtACATCAAGTTCAATGTGTCCCGTTAGATGGTCACGAGTGTAGTCTGAAAGGTATGCAGCAGTAGTTTAACTAACAGAGAAAATGGTGAATGAGCTTGCCGATGGTTTAAATGGATATAAATTGTGTAAGGGGCTTATCATTCTATGAAAAATTCTAAATCTATTCTAAATTCTAAGTATAGGATGCCCAGttgattatacaaataattaagagCTGTGATTTCGTCTCGGAAGAGCTTCAGCGCAGTATTTCTGCAAAACCAGAGAGTGTTTCAAGTTGAATGAATGAGAATTATTCTAGTCACTCAAACAATCTTTGCCAGATACCACTTTCATGTGTGGAGTCTTTCAGGTATTATGACAGTTCTTTATACATGTCTACCGCTCTTGGCATGTTTGCAACTGTTGCCTGTGATTTATAGTGGTAGGACCACTTCAATTATGTAGAGGTATTTACGCGGCAAGTTTATTCATGAAGGTTACATATCTGGAGCACCGTTATAGATTTTTTGGACTCATTACAAAGAGTATAGGTAGCAAAATAAGCTCTTCTTACAAGACATTGTGCTTACAAAAAACACCTTTCTGTATtgggattttttattaaagaaaacaatacaGATTTTTGTTCTGAAGTGGCCTTCTGTAATGTTATAGCCATCCTGTTTCAAAATTACCAAgttgagaataaattattaataatgagatctaatacatctcgtctgcccgtgatcacggttgctgcaaagtaaccgaaacgtcgggagtatgtagtttcttaaattaataaaattcgcgtaatATAATCcgagaaatattagtttcatttaaatgaattattaataattcatattaaatattgtggcAACAGCATTTTTCGGACGTGAGAACAAGAATTAAAAGGCTTTGAGGTTTTCCagatttttcttatgaaacataaacattaaaataaagcaaaacattgcaggttaaaaaaaaaatgggctTAACATAACGCAAATAATCACaacgaataaatttaactaatgaTTAATTTAGATATGAAATAATCTAACTACAcattacaacaaataaataaacatgaacacatttattcaataatatttaatatcttactGAATCACACTATAATACACTTCGAGATcgagttatttaaaaagattacatGCGGACGAAATCGTTTTTGAGGTAAATAACAGAACTTCAAATATGTGGGTATTTTAATCAGTTATAAGATTAAGATAGTTAACACAGATTGTAATTATGAGACCTTATATTACAGTATACGAGTCGCATCTATAACAATATTCACAACTCTAGTAAGCAATGGTCCCAATTTATCTTTATCAATTGTATTCCATTTTCTTGCTAAGCACTTTTCTATATAATCATGTGTCGATTTTGATTCTGTGAACAAAGCaaatttctttcataaaaataatatttacagataattttagtgtatgttttaaatgtgaaatacttttaaaaaaaggacTAACACGAATTAGATTCACAACAAAAACgagaagtattttttaaaacaagtcaAGAGTTCTTATAGACGGAGAAGTAATTTCTCATTTTGTAAATCtgtttttattcacaaacatgtcgaatattataatttatgagtaATTACATTACACTTTCCTGTTgaaattttttctaaaaatttaaaaactcttttaaaCAATACTATTATTACATTACCTGAACCATTGCTGCACTTAGCCAAATTCAATGTTAAGAATATAGCGCTCTTTTTGACCAAAGGGTTGTATTCATCACAATAGTAATGAAAGGCCATTGCTAGATGAGAAGGGATATTATCTACATCCTTAATCAGCATAACACCTCTTTCATCAACATCTTTTTGATAAAGATTCATAAATTCCTTTTCCGTTTGTACTATAAGGTTTGTTGGATTGATAACCAGATGGTGAATTTCCCTTGTATTGTtacctataattttaatattacttattatttccattcgcatataaaattttaatatgagaaACGTAAGTATAACATACGTAGGTATTTCGATGCTTTTGCGGCTATGTCTTCAATGAATTGATCAAATTTTATAGGATTATAATTGATGTCTTcactattatatgtaaaaataaatgagccGGTATCATGCCTCTCAAATATTGTTGTGATACCTGCAATGAAAGAGAATAATTTAacttgtcattttaaattaatatagttttaaaatgtggTTTAAGGTAGGTACAAACTTTTACGTTTTTATATGACAGCTGTTTCATATGGAAACAGTACTGgtgtttacatataaaaaatattttttccttttgttATTTACCTGCTCTTACTTTCAGGATAGCATTGTCTGGTACCTTGTACTTTATTCCTAAATGCTTGACATCATTATAAAAGCTTTGTTTATCATATACATCCATTTCGGATTCCCTGCTAGCTCTCATATTATACAACATTAGGCTCCCAGCACAAACAATAACGGGTAGAACAATATATATGACTGCATTGAAACcttttttctttctattaaAATCTGGCGAAGGTTTCCTGTTCATATTGTTTTGACGACTTGGAGATGTGTCTATTAAATTGTAGTTAATTGATGAAGAATCACTATTAATACTTCGCCCTGACATATTTTCTATCGCGGTATCAAAACCCATTCTGTAAGAGAATAGTATTGGAGGAGAGGATTTTGacaatatatttctgtaacaAACATTACCATTTCTGATTGTCGTAAGTCAACATTTGACCATTGATTGGTTGAATTGTTATGGAGAGCAAATGATTTTAAGACATGATAATGAAATGGTAATGAACGATAGTATtaacaagatatatatatatatatatatatttgttagtaCTAGTGGATATGTATGGTTCATGAATGAAtgctttatgtataaattaaatatttaatactcacTCAtcataatcatcatcatcagttTCTTCACTAACATGGTAGGAATACCTACGTGACTTATTTTCAGCCAGTATTGGTGATGACTTTGTGGTTAGTATTTtactagaaaataaaattatagttgttATAAGGAGTACCGTACTTACtcaacattattaaaactttaaaatatcgaaattgttatgaaaactgtgttggtaaatatttttatttgctagaaattaaagttatatctaCAACcctaaatcatttattaaataaaatatacaaatgtgaaaaaaagaaatcatGGAAAGTATTATTGCTACAATGGGAGATTAATGTTTTGCACACTACCTCATAATATTGTCGACCTCATCAACTCCTGGTTCTGATAAATTAAGTTCACCTTTTAGACCATATTTACCcatgttttgttttcttgaACTATTAATACTCTGGCTATGAATGCTTCTTCTTGCGGAAGGCACTATGTTGCGAACTCTATCCTgtgatatttaaagatatttgagTAAGGGTTCGAGggattttatagtaataaaagatttaaaatcgtaaaaaaacaatacaaaccAACTCATCTGAATTACTAGTCattattttgacatatttcGTATCTTTGTatcatcaaatattaattaatactctACTGAAGGGAAAATATGATAACTACCTACggattatacaaataaattaattataaagtctcttatattatacaatagaCAAGTGAAGTTAACGTTTAGTTGAACATTccaattttatgtcaaaattgtcaaattcataagaataaatagGTAAAATACTACCGTCCTTCATTAACAGTATCAGGAAGGGTAAACAATGTTGCCAAATTAGTTATTTACACAAACTGGAAAAATACAGTACAATACAGTGGTGGccgatattttatattgttttatataattcaaaattaacaaaaaaaatgtattattatgaaaatactgCCCAAGTGACACAGTTTTTTTTGgtttacagatatatatatatatataatttgaagaaTACCGTTTTGAGGGATGACAATCATGTTAATAATCTAATTACcgaaaatgaaaaatagattAGTAATAGTCATTTCGTCtgcccatgatcacggttgctgcaaagtaaccgaaacgtcgggattatgtagtttttaaataataaaatccgcgtagtaaatccgaataatactagtttcatttaaatgaatactcgcgaaaatcttagatctcaaaaaTCAATCTGTTGAGTTTAtactctaataataaatataaagattaagaTGATAGATTATAGATATCAGTTAAAAACTAAACGAATGACAAAACAAACTTCAGCTCTTCAGAGCCGAACCTTTCTCTTTACCTACTTCTAGATATTATgtgatatgtatgtatacaaaaGCGATTGAAATTTTAGTTTAGTCTAGTATGagagaaaatatatagttcaattataaaacacataatataatactgaatattattaatattcatttattattattgtgtcttttttattcggtttattttatttattgcttcgTGTTTTTCAtaaccaaattaaaaaatcttacgTCTCATCATATTTCAGCAATTAATCCCATCATTGAATCTTTTTAAGTCcttataaaaaacaagtaCTTCAGGGCCttcttagaataaaaaaagattcatAGTTCAATTTTACTCTTCATTGAGATAAATCGAAAAAAAAGTCCTTAAtgcattacaaatattaattttttttttacgtttaataaccaacgatatatatatatttcgaaataagtttataaaaatataccatgtgtgtacatacattttacataatttctgGCTGGTAATAAGTCTTAATTTTGTCAGAACTTATAagaagaataattataaaaagaaaaaacgtAGAATTCTTACATCCtgagaattataataatgaagggAAAATTGAGTATTTTGCGATTTTTAGttcttatattgattttattaaagtttaatgaaatttatgctAAAGGAAAAGAGAGAAGCTTAGATAATCAAGGCGACGATGATGAGAATGATGATTCCATGAATATTGCTGATGTTCCTGAACCGGAAGCAAATGTTACAGGTTGTACCCGAAAAAAGGCAATATTAATGCATGAGATTAGAACCGCCACACAGAATCAATTTCCATTTATGGCTTCGATAATGTCCTCTAAAAATGAATACGTCTGTGCTGGAACTGTAGTTGCCAACGGTCTTATTCTTACCACAGCGCAATGTACTGACTCAATAAGCTACGTGTTAGTAAATGGAACGAGTGATAAAAAAGATGATACTACATTTTCGCTGCATGTAATCAAAAGTGAAAATTTTCCGTCTTATACTGGACCTAACACCGGAAAAGATGTGGCAGTTATTTATACCgaaaaacataacaatacaTTAGCTTCCAGGATTAATCTCAGTAACTATACTTCTGCTCAACTTTTAAATGACGTTGAAGTTTTAGGATTTGGCTTAAACGCCGAAGTAGGACagccaaaaaaattacagtatgTGGGCTTAGAAGCTAGAGAGAAAAATGAAGACGTAATTAGGGCATACATAGATTGTATTGAAACAAAAGTTTCAACATGCTTTAGAGACAAAGGAGGtccagttttatttaataatgaactcGTTGGAATAGTAACTAAAGGTCAACCAGAGTGTACTGTAGAAATATTATCAACTTACGCTTTGAATAAACATATGGTAGATGCTCTACCAACGTATTCTTTTAAAGCTTGGATCGATGAGAAAATAGCGAAAGTTGCCGAGCCTGGAGTGGAAGCTTTAGAGGCATATCCAAAGAAACCTAGCTATAGAGAAGCGGTGCTGCATATAATGACAAGCTCGGgctatttaaaaagtaataacgttttctttattacaattGCTTACACatcagtattatatttttaaactataaaatttattaaaatacattaacttaaaatttcctGTGTttagtttgtattaaataaatataatttgaattacacatttcatttcatttagcCCTTTTTGTTGAACAtacttattgattttaaatgaaatatctaCAATGGCTATATTTCCTAAAACGACAGCAAAGCTCATGGATTTTAGaaacctaataaaaaaatgccttTTTGTTGACAACGATTATATTAATCTAAAGTTGTAATCAAAAACTTGtatcaaaactttatatattcatcttataaagattttaattccattaccactaattaaaatcataaactcGGGGAATACGTAtactttgttttgtaaatgaattaatGGCATGCTATGTTTAAGTAGGCatacatataatgttacaaataGTCGACCTTTAGGCCATCActtgcttttattaaaattgtatacgaTGATGTttcgacaaaaaaattattacttaattattgtggtttaataataatgcaaTAAGACATGCAAAACTCATCTGGTATATCTTctagttaattttttcattcacttcGATTATGCCTACTGTGCAggtaaattattgtaaaactaGAGGTATATCATATATGGCGAGGCTTTGGATAAATAGTTCATAAAGACTGTTATATTCCATTTCATGTCAAAATCGTTTTGTCAGTCAAGACTGTCAAACGTCAACATCTTTCAAAGTGCAGTTGAACTTCAATAGTTGAACTATCAAAGTTTCTAGTCGTGTCATATTTGTgtgtataaaagttttacttaaattatttggagctaaatattttgtctagtTTTTCAAAAAACTAAGTATGTCTAAAAAGAAgggcaataaaaaaaaagttgaattGGACGACGATTTCGAAGCAACAAAGAATGTAATTGAAACACCCGATATAACCTCAAAAAGTAAGGGAAAGGGTAAAAAGAAGAGCAAAGCTGTTAATGACTTTAGTGATGGAGACGATggagataatttaaaaaaagctccGTTGTCGGACGAAGAAGATTTGCCAAAACCAGTAAAAAAGTCGCAAAAGAAAGGTAAGAAGTTGTATTTGTTCATGTGACGTAAACATTGcaactattattatacttattataaattatttagaatgactattttttatataaattaaatattgcttaACGTTTctgaaagttattaatttatttttaattaaatagctaAAAAAAGCTTAGAACAATTATCAGAAGATGAAAATGATGACAAGTCAGCCAAAAGTAGCACAACTTCCACAGCTAATAAAAGTTTGTCTAAACAGAGCAAGAAAAAGAAAggttagttttatatacattattaatgttctgtcttttatgtataacaatgaatgtgtaagttttaaaatatcaagaaaataaaagttttttggtTTACTAAGTGTAAATATGTCCTGCATTTTGCATCAATTTAAAGCATGATTTCTTAAAGGTAAAGGAAAGAAAGATGATTGGTCGGAGGAAAATAGTGATATTGATATTAAGGGAGAGGAACCTGAAGAAGAAGTCATAAAACCTGTTACTAAAAAGAAAGGTAATCgacattaaaatactattttaattaagtatatttttataaatatacaacatatgaaatactttaacataaaacatatttatgtacagATTTTTGTCAATGTAACAGTAACTTTACtacaattcttttattaactactcccaaaaatatattttaataggtaaaaataaaaaaaaagtaacagtAGCTGAATCATCTGATGATGAGGATCTAGAAGATTCTAAGTCAATAGTCAGCAATGTTTCCAGTAATGCACAATCAGTTAAatcgaaaaacaaaaaaggtattgttgtttacattatttacttatatattctttagACTGTGTTTAGACCTATCATATCATTTTAACTTTgtcattatatgtatagaaatgatcattcagtaattttttaaagtgtttaaATGGTATTAgagactttaaaatattctaacaaTTAAGAAAAACGTTTGTTGAAatgaattaaagaatattatgtatttttttgtttgattatttttacttgttATTCACCTCATATATGTACTCTATTTTGTAGAATCAACCTTAGCAATATAGAAGCAGTTCATTGttacatttgtttaaaaaaaattgtttcaaaattgATATGTACCAATTTTTACAGGTAAAGATAAGAAAGATGATTGGCCGGATGAAGAGAGCGACAAAGAATTGAAAATGGAATCTGAAGACGAAGAAGATGTTTTAAAACCCATTGTGAAAAAAGGTATGGCAATAATgtacttaattattatcatgttTCCTTCATAATAActctttaacatttatttctttgttctAAGGAAAACATAggaagaaaaacaatattgacGATATAGAGGAAGAGCTGAAGAAGTTTGAGATTAAAGAAGAGGAACCAGAAGAACAGGAAGACAAGGTTTgacttttcataaaaaaatgatgaaggaaatattatgataatggaTATCTCTACATTTGAGAGTACTCTTTTAAATGTGACTATGGTGTAGTCCGCGAGACTTAGCTGAGCTTTGCATCTGTGTGAGCGAAAGTATAAGTAGAGTCAgacaaaaaacttttagaattcaattttattatattttaaatagatacatAGCATAAGTGCGAGAGCTATTctggattttaaaaaaaataagcaaaatttGTAAAGGCCagatgtaaatattatgaatattatggaaaaaaaatataataaattaattttttttttttgaaaaaactaTACAAGTACTTCTTCACTTGACATTGCATTTtcgaaattttcattataatgttcGTCTTCATTGCTGTCATCTGAtgtgttgttttataaataagaaattgttCCATTATATCATCAAGAGCGGCGTAGAGACCATCaaacttttttcttcttttttttcatGGTCACACACATTTTTCCATTCTCGAATAGACATAGTATCGACTTTTtccaaatattacatattaagtattaaataacgtGACGCTGCCAGTACAAAAGGTTAAGTGCGGAAGGTGCGTGGCGGAGTAAAAGCAGTATACACCGGTTCAAACCTAGAGAAGCACGTGGCACGTAAAATTTCACATCAAACCTACACTATCCGTGTGTCACACAAATGCAAAGCTCAGCTTATACCTCACGCACTATAATACTTTCAATTCAACACAAACATTAGCTATAATTTAGCATAATATGTTGCTTAGTAAATCAGAAAaccatagtttttattaatgattttttattttgaaatctgTGTCATAAACatacaagttatttaatttcatagctTGAGGAAAAAACCGAAAAGAAATTGAGTCACAAAGAGAAGAAGAAGCTGAAGAAGCAACAGGAATATGAGAAGCAGATGGAGTTACTAACTAAGAAGGGCGGTCAAGGACATAGCGAGTTAGACGCTAACTTTACAGTTAGTCAAGCACAGAAAACGGCTGgtaaatatacaatgaaaattatattaaacgtcCTATAACACTTCTAGACAATAATTAGTGGACAATTCTTTTTAAAGGTCAAATGGCAGCTCTAGAAAACGCAGTGGACATTAAAGTGGAGAACTTTTCGATTAGCGCTAAAGGTCAAGATCTGTTCGTAAATGCGACTCTATTGATAGCGAATGGTCGGAGATATGGTCTGGTTGGGCCGAATGGTCACGGCAAGA from Danaus plexippus chromosome 3 unlocalized genomic scaffold, MEX_DaPlex mxdp_30, whole genome shotgun sequence includes:
- the LOC116768164 gene encoding anaphase-promoting complex subunit 15-like — its product is MNIPFPILYPRLVDPSWFNADSPCDEDAELTSLEQAHQQWLNSVGHQYMKRTPLGKIEAEPMEEEDDSDEEGNDESEDSEESHDEDEEEELRTYSSPRNNNVLEADSLEEPTEAPDLSTPDQSAHWNVQQ
- the LOC116767763 gene encoding uncharacterized protein LOC116767763 isoform X2; this encodes MTSNSDELDRVRNIVPSARRSIHSQSINSSRKQNMGKYGLKGELNLSEPGVDEVDNIMSKILTTKSSPILAENKSRRYSYHVSEETDDDDYDEMGFDTAIENMSGRSINSDSSSINYNLIDTSPSRQNNMNRKPSPDFNRKKKGFNAVIYIVLPVIVCAGSLMLYNMRASRESEMDVYDKQSFYNDVKHLGIKYKVPDNAILKVRAGITTIFERHDTGSFIFTYNSEDINYNPIKFDQFIEDIAAKASKYLRNNTREIHHLVINPTNLIVQTEKEFMNLYQKDVDERGVMLIKDVDNIPSHLAMAFHYYCDEYNPLVKKSAIFLTLNLAKCSNGSESKSTHDYIEKCLARKWNTIDKDKLGPLLTRVVNIVIDATRIL
- the LOC116767763 gene encoding uncharacterized protein LOC116767763 isoform X1, which codes for MTSNSDELDRVRNIVPSARRSIHSQSINSSRKQNMGKYGLKGELNLSEPGVDEVDNIMSKILTTKSSPILAENKSRRYSYHVSEETDDDDYDENILSKSSPPILFSYRMGFDTAIENMSGRSINSDSSSINYNLIDTSPSRQNNMNRKPSPDFNRKKKGFNAVIYIVLPVIVCAGSLMLYNMRASRESEMDVYDKQSFYNDVKHLGIKYKVPDNAILKVRAGITTIFERHDTGSFIFTYNSEDINYNPIKFDQFIEDIAAKASKYLRNNTREIHHLVINPTNLIVQTEKEFMNLYQKDVDERGVMLIKDVDNIPSHLAMAFHYYCDEYNPLVKKSAIFLTLNLAKCSNGSESKSTHDYIEKCLARKWNTIDKDKLGPLLTRVVNIVIDATRIL
- the LOC116767221 gene encoding trypsin-like, translating into MKGKLSILRFLVLILILLKFNEIYAKGKERSLDNQGDDDENDDSMNIADVPEPEANVTGCTRKKAILMHEIRTATQNQFPFMASIMSSKNEYVCAGTVVANGLILTTAQCTDSISYVLVNGTSDKKDDTTFSLHVIKSENFPSYTGPNTGKDVAVIYTEKHNNTLASRINLSNYTSAQLLNDVEVLGFGLNAEVGQPKKLQYVGLEAREKNEDVIRAYIDCIETKVSTCFRDKGGPVLFNNELVGIVTKGQPECTVEILSTYALNKHMVDALPTYSFKAWIDEKIAKVAEPGVEALEAYPKKPSYREAVLHIMTSSGYLKSNNVFFITIAYTSVLYF